The proteins below are encoded in one region of Deltaproteobacteria bacterium:
- a CDS encoding DUF4143 domain-containing protein, with translation MLRHACQPDDDPRPAYPPALLHIRRASLRRSYCVAVVCLAGADPTGGDDEPAALVLVSHPDGDVGTFTAVIRELSGLTPTEGHAATMLLQGTGVEVIATRSAMSLNTVRTHLERTFSRVEVGSQCDLVRMLLAGRRGSSCAPSRPIETPACRRRYRRIICGLMQYPRFLEKPLRSRTSRGKARLVLGARQTGKSTIFERLRGASDLLIDLQERGERARLARDPAAFTRALLPARRHRHVFVDEVQRVPELLDEIQHLLDRHPGKFTFTLTGSSVRRLRRRDANLLPGRTHRFHLAPVCAWEIVGRDDTVVAAAPTALGAERFPERALSDHLVLGSMPAAFIEGKRYRATLQTYAEAYLEEEVLREMAARNLGAYSRFLELAAVESGKPINLTKISQESDLALSTLRGFYGVLEDTLLGFTVRPFGGSPRARLLKTPRFFFFDVGVRNAVARLPLDDGILATQAGQLFEHWVACELMARIGYLGPGWRLGYWRTVDGAEIDFILETPRETIPIEVKYTANPRPADAREVERFVQRHPKQSRRGLLVCRVRRPEQLTEHVRAIPWDTL, from the coding sequence ATGCTGCGGCACGCGTGCCAGCCCGACGACGACCCACGCCCCGCGTACCCGCCCGCGCTGCTGCACATCCGCCGGGCCTCCTTGCGCCGCTCGTACTGCGTGGCGGTGGTCTGCCTTGCAGGCGCCGACCCAACAGGCGGCGACGACGAGCCCGCCGCCCTCGTGCTGGTGAGCCACCCCGATGGCGACGTCGGCACCTTCACCGCCGTCATTCGCGAGCTCTCCGGGCTCACCCCCACCGAGGGCCATGCGGCGACCATGCTGTTGCAAGGCACGGGTGTCGAGGTGATCGCGACCCGCTCCGCAATGTCGCTCAACACCGTGCGGACCCACCTCGAGCGCACGTTCTCCAGGGTCGAGGTCGGGAGCCAGTGCGACCTCGTGCGCATGCTGCTGGCGGGCCGGCGCGGATCGTCCTGCGCGCCGTCGCGACCGATCGAGACTCCGGCTTGTCGCCGTAGATATCGGCGTATAATATGCGGGCTCATGCAATATCCGCGCTTCCTCGAGAAACCCCTGCGGTCGCGAACCTCTCGGGGCAAAGCACGGCTCGTCCTCGGCGCGCGTCAAACCGGGAAATCGACGATCTTCGAACGCCTGCGCGGCGCGAGCGATCTGCTGATCGACCTGCAGGAGCGAGGGGAGCGCGCGCGTCTGGCGCGCGATCCGGCCGCATTCACCCGCGCGCTGCTGCCCGCCCGCCGCCATCGTCACGTCTTCGTCGACGAGGTCCAACGCGTACCGGAGCTCCTCGACGAGATCCAGCACCTGCTCGATCGTCATCCGGGAAAGTTCACCTTCACGCTGACCGGCAGCTCGGTGCGCCGCTTGCGCCGACGCGACGCTAACTTGCTCCCGGGCCGTACGCACCGCTTCCATCTGGCACCGGTCTGCGCGTGGGAAATCGTCGGCCGCGACGACACCGTTGTAGCCGCTGCGCCTACCGCGCTCGGCGCCGAGCGATTTCCGGAGCGCGCGCTCAGCGACCATCTCGTGCTCGGGAGCATGCCGGCCGCGTTCATCGAAGGGAAGCGCTACCGGGCAACCTTGCAAACCTACGCCGAGGCGTATCTCGAGGAGGAGGTCCTGCGCGAAATGGCAGCGCGCAATCTCGGCGCATACAGTCGCTTCCTCGAGCTCGCCGCCGTCGAGTCCGGCAAGCCGATCAACCTCACCAAGATCTCGCAGGAAAGCGACCTCGCCCTCTCGACCCTGCGCGGATTCTACGGTGTCCTGGAAGACACGCTGCTCGGCTTCACGGTTCGCCCGTTCGGAGGCTCGCCGCGCGCACGCCTATTGAAGACGCCACGCTTCTTCTTTTTCGACGTCGGCGTGCGGAACGCCGTGGCACGACTGCCTCTCGACGACGGCATCCTCGCGACGCAAGCGGGCCAGCTCTTCGAGCACTGGGTCGCCTGCGAACTCATGGCGCGGATCGGCTATCTCGGCCCGGGGTGGCGCCTCGGCTACTGGCGTACGGTCGACGGCGCCGAGATCGATTTCATCCTCGAAACTCCGCGCGAAACCATCCCGATCGAGGTGAAATACACCGCGAATCCACGGCC